CTTCCATCCTCCTCGCCAATTACCTGTATGGCATTTTCGGGAATATCAAAATAACGGTTTTGGGCATTTAATAACGGCAAAGGTTTTCCACCGTGACTGTACACTTTAATATTTCTGGGGTCAATCCCGTCGGTATTCATTCCTAGATTATTAAGGAAAGATTTGTCCATTTTATGAATACCTGTTTTTTCAACTTTAAACTTAAACCATTTTCCGTTGGCAAGTACAGAATTGGTTATTGCGGGCGGTTCCTGTCTGTTCTGTGATCCATATCGATACTGAATATCAAATGAAAGCACTTTTTGATACCTGCCGTTGGCTTTTATGATAGGCGAAATTTTAAAAATGGTAAAAAGCTTTTCTCTTGAACGGGTACTAGCAAGGCTATATTCCAGCTTATCGGGCAATTGGTCCAGAGAAACTTTATTTAACTCTTCAGCAGAAACAGAGCCATATTGCACATTGGTGACCGCGAGTGAGTTGCTATCGGCAAAACCATTGTCTTCCCACTGAGTGCTATATAAAACGGTTTCTTTATCCAATTGAAGCTTTAATGCCTCTCGGGCCTTTTCCTTATCATAACCAGAAGATTTAGCTTCTCCAACAGATGCAGAAGAATTTGCATCTCCCCAATATATGGCTATGCTCTTTGATTGCGCCTTTCCCACAAAAGGCATTAGAAATAGAAATAAAAGAAGTGTTGTTTTTCTCATCAGTACAAATAACGTTGCAAATATATACTTAGTATAAGACAACATTTTAAACTTTTTCCACAAAATGGTATTAGGATAATAATTTTAAAACTAATACGTTTGCATACTGGATTGGTCGAAGAACCATTCCCAAACACACAGCGCAATAATAATAAAATATTATTGTGTTTTTGTCGTTAATTACTATATTGCGAACCCAATTTTATCATACTTAAATCTATGATGTTAAGAAAAAACCTAGCATTAAAGCTATTTATTACTGTTATAGCGGCCTCTCTACTTGTAGGTTGCAACAAAACTAGGGACTATAAAAACAGTTCCAGAGCCACAGGATGGAAGATGAATGCCAAAGAAGGTGGCTTTCAGTATGACCCAAAATACAAAGAACAACAAACTGGCCCAGGGCTAGTATTTGTTGAAGGGGGTACTTTTACCATGGGAAGAGTTCAAGACGACCCAATGCACGATTGGAACAATTCTCCAAACCAACAACACGTCCAGTCCTTTTATATGGATGAAACCGAAGTAACCAACTTAATGTATCTTGAATATTTAGATTGGTTAAAGAAAGTTTTCCCTCCAACGGATGAAAATTACCGAAAAATATATGAAGGCGCTGTCCCAGACACCCTTGTTTGGAGAAACCGTTTAGGCTTCAATGAGGTTATGACAAACAACTACCTACGCCATCCTGCATATGCAGAATACCCAGTAGTTGGGGTTAGCTGGATACAAGCAGTAGAATTCAGCAATTGGAGAACAGACAGAGTAAACGAAATGGTTTTGGAAACCGAGGGGATTACAGCCCGTAACGCTCGTTATGATGTAGAACCTGGAGAAACATTCAGTACAGAAACCTATTTAAATGCTCCTACCTTAACCTATGGCGGTAACGACTCTATCACACGAGGCGGAAAAAAATCTGAATCAATTGCAAAGAGAAGCACGGACAGTACAAATTTATATGTGGGACGCCAAGATGGACTATTAATGCCATCATACCGCTTACCTACAGAGGCAGAGTGGGAATATGCAGCTCTTGGCTTGGTGGGTCTTCGTAACTATAATGTTTATAGAGGAAAGAAAAAATATCCTTGGGAGGGTCAATATACCCGTTCCGGAAAAAGAAGGTCCCGAGGTGACCAATTGGCAAACTTTAAGCAAGGTGATGGTGATTATGGAGGAATAGCGGGATGGAGTGATGACGGTGCCGATATTACCGCACAAGTAAAATCATACGAGCCAAACGATTTCGGTCTATATGATATGGCCGGAAACGTTGCAGAGTGGGTAGCCGATGTTTATCGTCCAATTGTAGATGATGAGTTTAACGATTTTAATTATTACCGTGGAAACGTTTACACCAAAAACGCTATTGGCGAAGACGGAAAAGTGAAAGTAGTTACTATGGACTCTATAATTTATGATACCCTAAGCAATGGAAAAATCATAGCCCGCAACTTGCCTGGAGAAATTCTACAAGTGCCAGTTGACGAAAACGAAACCTATTTAAGAACAAACTTTTCCGAAAGCGATAACCGTGATTATAGAGATGGCGACAAACGCTCTTCCCGTTACTATCAATCATTCGCTGACGATGAAAGCGAAAGTGGTGATGGCGCAAACCGTATGTACAATTCACCAATACAAAAAGTATATGCAGATAGCACCGGTACATTAGATCGTCAATATGACAAATCTTCAAACAGAACAACTTTGGTGGATAATGAAGTTCGTGTTTACAAAGGAGGTTCTTGGAGAGATCGCGATTACTGGCTAGACCCAGCGCAGAGACGTTATTTCCCACAAGATATGGCAACTGACTATATCGGGTTTAGGTGCGCTATGAGTCGTGTGGGTTCAAAATCCAAAAAAGGAAAGCGCCCGAGAAACTAAAATTTCAAAATTTATAAAAACAGCCCTCCTTGCATACAGCTTCGGAGGGTTTTTTAGTATTTTTATTTTATGAATATACCATCTCTTCATCACTATTTTTTGCAAAGTAACGGCATAAGCACAGATACACGCAAAATCTTCAAGGGCTGCCTTTTTTTTGCCCTAAAAGGCGAAAATTTCAACGGAAATCTTTTTGCCCAAGAAGCGCTGGACAAGGGTGCACTTAAAGTTGTAGTTGATGAAGCTGCTTTTCACAAATCAAATGGTGAAACTATTTTAGTGGAAAATGTACTTTTGGCACTACAACAACTAGCGAGTTTTCATAAAAATTATTTAGGACTCCCTATTATCTCACTTACGGGAAGTAACGGAAAAACTACTTCCAAAGAACTTATTAATGCAGTACTTTCCCAAAAGTATAATACCGTTGCAACCGAGGGTAATCTAAATAACCATATAGGCGTTCCCTTAACGCTTCTTAAAATGAATAAACAAACCGAAATAGGTATTGTTGAAATGGGCGCCAACCATTTGGGTGAAATAAAATTGCTGAGTGAAATTGCACAGCCAGAGTACGGTTACATTACCAACTTCGGGAAAGCACATTTGGAAGGATTTGGAAGTCTTGAAGGAGTAGTTCAGGGAAAAACCGAACTTTATCAATATTTGAAAAAACACAATAAAAAAGTTTTTGTCAATGCCAATGACCCTAAGCAAATGGCCAATTCAGAAGATATTGACAGAATAACTTTTGGCACTGAGGACAGTGATTTTAACATTGAACTATTGGACAGTTCACACCACCTTTTAGTATCATTCAGCGGCACAAAAATCCAAAGTAATTTAGTGGGAGCGTATAATTTTGCAAACCTTTCCGCAGCTATCGCAATAGGAGCTTATTTTAAAGTTTCAGTTGAAAAAATAAAAGCTGGCATTGAAGCATATGTGCCCGCCAATAATCGCTCACAATTAATAACTCAGGGTTCTAACAGCATTTTAATGGATGCCTATAACGCTAATCCAACAAGCATGCTTGCTGCATTGGAGAATTTTAAACAGACCAAGGGCGAGAACAAGATATTGTTTCTGGGAGATATGTTTGAATTGGGAAAGGATGCCGAAAAAGAACACCAAAACATCGTTGATTTTTTACTAGAAAATCCTTTTGGAAAAGTTTATTTGGTAGGAAGCAATTTCTTTAAAACATCAAACATTGCTTCACATATAAAGGCCTTTGAAACTTTTGAAGATTTAAAAAAAGAACTAGTAACTGAAAACCACAAGCATGCTACAATCTTAATAAAAGGCTCCCGTGGAATGGCTTTGGAAAGGATTTTGGATGTTATTCAAGTTTATTGGAAATAGTTATAAGCCCACTCCAGATTTTCAATAAGCAATTTGTTGCTCATGGGTTCTAAATCTGAAATCGTCCATTTTACGGGCCAGGCATTTATAAAACTTCAAGATTTAAGAGTACTTCCGGCTTCATCCAGTAAGCCAACAGTTATATTTCTAGTCTTGATAGAGACTTCTAAATCGCCATTAAACGTTTTTAAACACCATGCCACAATTTCAGAATCTTTAGAAGCCATACCTCGCTTTAAAACCAAGTTTGAATATTTTACTGAATTAGGAACGCGATGCTTGAAACTGTTTTCTGAAAATTCGTTTGTTTCCATTTGCATTGAAATTCCAGCTAATTCCTTAAAAACAATATTATCGTTTGCAGTGTCATCACTAAAACTTAGTTGAAAATTAAAAGACACGGGAAGAAACTCATTCATCATTATCCATCTTTAACAGTTAAACCTTCATGGCTAAGTTCTAAAGTTTCTATAGCAACTTCATTTGCCTCCGCTTTCATATTAGTTGTTGTCATTTTGGTGGGCCAAGCATTGTTTAAAATCCAAGTCATTGCCGGGCTTCCAGTTTCATCCAAAAGTTGAGTAGTAATAGTTTCCCTTTTTATGGTATTCATTTTTATGGCGTCATACCAATTCCAGAAATTATTGTCGTTTACAAAGATTCCTTTCTTTAGTGTTATGTTTCCCATTTTATTAATACCTGGCATATTCATCGTAGAGAATTGCTTCCTATCGCCATGGCTATATTCTATTGCTTGTTCTTCAACATCCAAACCTGAAACCTCTTGAAATGAAGCTTCTCGGGGAGGCGAACCAAACCGTACCGCAAAGTAAAATTTAGGGGAAGGCCAGTTACCGTCTTGCGTTTCTACTGCCATTTTATATAATATCAAAGTGGTTTTATAATATTAGTTATAAAAGTCTTGATTTCTATAAGTACTACTACGTATTATTAAAAAAAAAATCCCGAGAGACATTTCTCTCGGGACTTTTTTGTGGGTCATACTGGATTCGAACCAGTGACTTCTACCCTGTCAAGGTAACACTCTGAACCAACTGAGTTAATGACCCTCTATAATTAAAAGCGAAGATACATATTCACAAATGTAAATGAAACAAAACACTTATTTGTCGAATTTTTTGATGGGTTTCTTTTTAATCATTCCGCCTCTTGCGTCCTTCACCGAAGTCATAATCATAAATGCCTGTGAATCAATTTTATCTACTTCTGTCTTCAACTTACTCATTTCCAATCTTGTAATTACGGTATATACTACATCAACAGGTTGTCGCATCTCACCTTCTTTCGCAAATCCGTTTTCGGCTTTAAAAATAGTACAGCCCCTACCCATTTTTTCAATAATGGCCAGGCGTATTTCCTCATTCTTCTCTGAAATAATTGTGATCCCCATAAACTCTTCAATCCCGTCAATTACAAAGTCAACCGTTTTTGAAGCAGCGAAATAAGTAAGGATAGCATACAATGCGATTTCCGTGGAAAGAAAATAGGCGGCGGTTATAAAAATGATTACGTTGAAGATCATAATTACATTTCCCACCGTAAGACTTGTCTTTCGACTTATAAATATTGCCAACACCTCGGTACCATCAATTATCGCACCTCCGCGAATGGCTAGACCAATACCCAGTCCAAGAAAAAAACCACCAAAGGCCGCCACTAGAATTTTATCATCGGTAATCAAGGGATAGGGTATCAGCGCAACCGCAGTTGCCAAAAGTATAATGCCCAGTACACTTTTTATTGCAAATCTTCTGCCTACCGAAAAAAAAGCCAACGCCAAAAAAGGAAGGTTAAAGCACACTAACAACAATGGAAATGAAATACCCGCCAGTTCATTTACCATCAGTGAAATACCTGTAACCCCACCATCGATAAAATTATTTGGCATCAAAAAACCCCGTAAACCAAAAGAAGCCGAAATAACTCCCAAAATCAAATAGAAAAAATCCCAGACTTCGTGAATTACTTCTATCTCCAGATTTTTTACCCTCTTTTCAAAAGGCTCGGAAATCTGTGAAGGTTTCTTATGCTTTTGACGGTTTTTTACGACGTTTACTATAATATTTTTAAAGAATGGGTTCAATGGCGCTTGCTTTAAATTTTGAATTCAGTCAAAGTTAACTTATTAATTCTAAAATGAAATTTGGAATAATAAAATAAAAAAAACCGAAGTTTTCACTTCGGTTTTTTAAAATCTGGTGGGCGATGAGGGGTTCGAACCCCCGACCCCCTCGGTGTAAACGAGGTGCTCTGAACCAGCTGAGCTAATCGCCCTCATTGTTTTGAGGTTGCAAATATAAGTTAGTTTTTAATTCCCGCAAACATTTATTTGAAAAAAATCATAAAACTTCTGCCACCACGAAAGTGCTGCCCCCAACAAATATTAAATCCTTTGCTGAAGCCGTATTAAGTGCAGCTCCATATGCTTTTGACACTGAAATATATTCCTCGCCCACCAGCCCATAACCCCTGGCCTTTGTCAATAACAATGAGGCATCCAAACCCCGGGGAATATTTGGTTTGCAAAAATAATATATAGCACTTTTCGGAAACAGCGGTAACACCGAATCCAAATCTTTATCGCTTACAACACCAATAACAATATGGAGGTTTTGAAAATCTTCTTTCGCAAGCTGCTCCATCACTATTTGCAACCCCTCTTTATTATGGCCCGTATCGCAAACAACTTTTGGATTTTCATGTAAAACCTGCCAACGACCCATCAACCCTGTATTTTTTACTGTATGATTCAATCCCTCTTGAATGTTTTCTTCTGAAATATTCCACCCGCTTTTCTGCAAGACCTTCAATGTTGCCAAAACAGTTTTTAGGTTTCTTTGTTGATAAAAGCCTTTTAAATCAGACGTATGTTTTGAAATATCACAAGTTTCAGCAAAAAAGATTGGCGCATCTCTTTCGGAAGCAATTTTTTCAAAGACAGGTTTTGTTTCAGGCAATGTTTCTCCAATAATAACAGGCACTCGATTTTTAATTATCCCAGCCTTTTCAAATGCAACTTTTTCCAAGGTATCTCCTAAAAACTGAGTGTGGTCCAAACCTATATTGGTAATCACCGAAATTTCGGGCGTGATAATATTGGTGCTGTCCAGCCTACCGCCCATCCCTACTTCAATAATTGCCACATCCACTTTTTCATTTCGGAAATAATCAAACGCCAGACCCACGGTCATTTCAAAAAAGGAAAGTTGATTGCTTTCAAAAAAAGGTTTGTGTTCTTCTACAAAACTTGAAACGTATTGTTCCGGAATCATTTCGCCATTAATCTTTATCCGCTCCCTGAAATCCTTTAAATGTGGCGAGGTGTAAAGTCCTGTTTTATATCCCGCTTCCTGGAATACCGAAGCCAGCATATGGCTCGTACTGCCCTTACCATTAGTACCGGCTACGTGTACACTCTTGAAGCTGTATTCGGGATTGTGGAGATAATTGGCAAGCTTTATGGTAGCGGCCAAATCTGCTTTATAGGCAGACTGCCCCACCCGCTGGTACATGGGCAGCTGGGCGAAAAGCCACGCGATGGTTTCTGAATAGTTGATGGCTATTGGATTTTATTTTATAATGAGTTTTTTTGTCGTCTGTTCTTTACCTTCGGAAATTTTTAAATAATATATTCCGGGCTGAAAATTTTCAACGGAAAATTGAAGTTGCTTTTCTTTAAAATCAAGCTGTTTCACAACTCTTCCCATAACATCATATATTGATACAGAAGATTTTTCAGAAATAGATGCTTTTGAAATTTTAACCATTTGCGAGGCAGGATTCGGATACACCTTTACTTCTGAAGAAAACACAGCTTCATTTTGGCTTAAAATATCATTTGAAATATCAATTTTATAGATTGAGCGCCCAAAGGTTGCGGCAAATAAAAACTGGGACCCTTCATGGATATGCAAATCTGTTACCACTACGGAAGGCAAATTCTCACCCAAAACGTTCCAATTTACACCTTCATCAGCAGTAGCCATCACGCCTACATCGGTACCCACAAATAGATTTCCGAAACTATCCTGCACAATATCATTTACAGGAATATCTGGCAAACTTGTAGAAATATCAAACCAATTGTTTCCTAAATCAGTACTTTTATAAACGTGGCCCACATCTTCTCCATATCGATATCCTGAAAGCGTTAAATAAACTGTGTTCGGGTCTTCCCGAGACGCCAAAATTTTTGTAACCCATCGGTTGGGAACTCCCGCAGAAATATCTGTCCAATTAGAACCTCCGTTCTGAGTTACCCAAGCTTTTCCGTCGTCTGTTCCCACAAAAATAATTTCATTGTCCAAAGGCGAAACACTAATCGTCGTTATTGTTCCGTATGTAAGATTTCCGGGGTGTGGGCCATCTGTCAAGTCTGGACTTATTGCAGTCCAAGTGGCCGCGGCATTTGTTGTTTTGTAGAGTCTATTTGTACCGTAATAAAGCGTTTGCGAATTGGAAGGATCAAAAGTAATGGGCGTATCCCAATTTTTTCGGTCGCCCCCGGAAATTCCATTGGTTGCATTTGAAAAGGAGGTGCCATTGTTGGTGGATTTTCCTAAAGCGCCATATTGGTAAAGCGCATATATAACATTTGTATTTGTAGGATCTACGAGTGGTTGAAAACCATCCCCGCCATAGATTATATTCCAGTCCGTTAAACCTCCTGTTTGGGTGCGGCTGGTACTGTTATCTTGCGCGCCACCATAAATTTTATTTTCGTTTTGTGCATCTACATGCATTCGGTAGAATTGTGTAATGGGAAGTTTTACATCCTTTACCGCAGAGGAACCCCCGTTCGTGCTGTAATAAAGTCCACCATCATTCCCCAGAAGTATTTCGCCTGGTACCGAAGCATTAAACGCCATTGCGTGCTGATCTACGTGAACATTTGAAAAGGAATCACTCCAGCTCATGCCTCCGTTTGTAGATTTTTGAACTTCAAAATCTACATTATAAATTGTGTTTTCATCCGTGGGATCGATAAAAATTCCTCCAAACCACCAATGAAACCCCACATCGGTCAACTGACCTGAGTTGACGGCAGTCCAAGTATCGCCGCCGTTTGTAGTTTTATAAACACCTTGGATATTTCCCGTTGCATCTGCGTAACGCGTATATAGCACATTGGGGTTTGATTGTGAAATATCTATGCTGATCCTTCCTTTTTGGGAAGCTAAACTTGGCAAACCGGTGGTCAGTTCTGTCCAGTTTGATCCTCCGTCAGTAGTCCTGTATATTCCCGAGGTTATTCCACCGTATTGTCTATTGTTTGGGCGTCGGATTCGTTCCCAACTGGCCGCATACACTATATTCCCGTTTGTGGGATGAATGGCCATATCAATTACCCCAGTTGAATCACTCACAAATAAAACCTGCTGCCAGCTATCGCCGCCATTGGTGGTTTTATAAACGCCACGATTGGTGCTATTTCTGAACAATGGGCCCATTGCCCCAACAAAAGCGGTATTATCGTTACTTGGGTCCAAAACAATTTTACCAACACTTCCAATATCAGGTAGCCCCTTTGATTGCCATGTGGCGCCACCATCAGTACTTTTATAGATTCCATCACCATCATACACCAAAGACCCTCCACCAGCATTTACTTCACCTGTACCCACCCAAAGTATGTTATTGTTATTTTTTGAAATTTCAATATCGCCGATGGAAAGCATTTGTTGTTCGTCAAAAATTGGCGTCCAATCATCACCACTGTTTATCGTTTTAAAAATCCCTCCTGAGGCAGCCCCTACATAATATACTTCGGGTTGGGTTGAAGGAATTTCAATATCGGTAATTCTACCGCCAATATTTAGAGGTCCGCTGAATTGCCATATTTCGTTTACATTGTTTCTATCCGCAATTTGTTTTTTCCAACGGATTGCTTCAGAATATGCCGCAGTATTCAATTGGCCATTTGGATAGGCTCTTTGCATAAACATAAAGTCGTGGGGATATTTTTCATTTTTTTCATTTTCGAAAATGTTTGAAATGGATTTTTCGGAAGAATTTTTACACCCAGCAAAACAAATTATAATTAACAGAAAAGTAGAAATACGAAGCATAGTATCTTTTTTTGAAGTTTAAAGATACTGAAAAAATCAAGGCATTCTTGAAAGAGAATATTCTATTGTGAAAGACTGAACTTGTAGATAATCTTGCCAATTTGTTTTGCGGGAGCTTTATCGTCGGCATTGAATTTTGTAGCCAAAGCGGCTCCATAGGCAGTTTTTGAATAATATAGTTTTAGTGGATCTATTTAACAATCAGTTTTTTTGTGGACTGCTTATTTTCATCAGAAATTTTTAAATAATAGACTCCAGCCTGTAGGCTTTCAACAGAAAAATGAATCTCTTTTTTATTATCAAAATTGTACTTTTTTACTGATCTTCCCATTGTATCATAAACTTCTAAATAAGAATTTTTGGAAGGGTTTTTAAGGGAAACCGTCACCATTTCGGAAGAGGGATTTGGAAATACTTTTATCTCCGTGGCAAAAGAATCACCATTCGTATTCAAAATATTTCCCGAGATATCAATTTTATAAATGGAACGGCCATAGGTGGCAGCAAATAAAAACTCCGAATTCTCGTGAATAAACAAGTCTGTAACTAATACCGAGGGCAAATTTTCTCCCAAAACAGTCCAGGTTGCCCCTTCGTTATCTGATGCCAAAACGCCAATGTCTGTTGCTAAAAATAGATTTCCAAAATTGTCCTGCTCAATATCGTTCACTGGGATATCCGGCAAACTCGTTGAAATATCAATCCAAGTATTCCCGAAATCGATACTCCTGTAAACGTGTCCAATACTTTCACCAAACTTATAACCGGAAAGCGTTAAATATACCGTATTTGCATTTTCCTTTGAAGTAAGTATTTTGGTGACCCAACGATTTGGAACTCCCGCCGAAATATCCGTCCAATTGGTTCCGCCATTTTGGGTTACCCAGGCTTTTCCGTCGTCCGTCCCCACGAAAATAATTTGGCTATCAAATTGTGAGACACTAATAGTTGTCAACGTTCCAAAAGTGCGATTTCCAGAGTGTGGCCCATCCGTTAAATCTGGGCTGATAGCATACCAATTTTCCGCACCGTTTATGCTCTTATAAAGCCTGTTCGTTCCATAAAATAATATCTGTGAATTTGCGGGATCGAATGCAATTGGTGTATCCCAATTTTTCCTATCGCTAGGTGATATTCCAGTTATAGCATCATAGAAGTAAACACCATTGGTAGTAGATTTTCCTAAACCTCCACGTTGGTAAAGCGCATAAATAACCCTTGTATCTGTAGGGTCTACCAACGTCTGAAAACCGTCGCCAAAATAAATTATATTCCAATTGCTCAACCCCCCCGTTTGGGTTCGGCTTGTACCATTGTCCTGCGAACCTCCATATATTTTATTTTCGTTCTGCGCATCAACATACATTCTGTAGAACTGGGTTAGTGGCAATTTTAAATTTTTTACCGCAATATTACCTCCATCGCTGCTATAATAAAGGCCACCGTCACTACCCAATAAAATTTCGTTGGGTGCTGAAGGTTTAAAAGCCATTGCATGTTGATCTACGTGGGCGATTTGAAAAGAATTACTCCAACTATTTCCGCCATCCGTGGATTTTTGGACTATACAATCTGCATTATAGAGTACATTTTCATCCGTTGGGTCAATAAAAATTCCACCGAAATAATAATGAAACCCAACATTCAATAATTGACTGGAGTTTACTTCAGTCCAAGTATCCCCGCCATTGGAAGTTCTATAAACACCTTGTATATTTCCAACGGCATCGGCGTAGCGCGCATACAATATATTTGGGTTGGATTGTGAAATATCTATGCTGATTCGGCCTTTTTGTGATGCAAGGTTGGGCAGACCGTTGGTAAGCTCTGTCCAATTGGTGCCGCCGTCCGTTGTTCTATATATTCCTGAGGTTATTCCTCCATATTGATAATAGTTTACCTTGGTTATCCGTTCCCAACTTGTGGCGTAAACTATGTTCCCATTGGTTGGATGGATAGCCATATCCGCGACTCCGGTGGAATCACTCACAAAAAATACTTGTTGCCAGGTATCCCCTCCATTTGTGGTTTTATAAACCCCCCGGTTGGGGCTATTTTTAAAAAGTGGGCCCATCGCCCCAACAAAAGCAGTGTTATCGTTATTGGGGTCCAAGACAATTTTTCCCACACTTCCAATAATAGGCAAACCTTTTGATTCCCACGTGGTACCGCCGTCGGTGCTCTTGTAAACTCCATCGCCATCGAATGTGCCCAAACCATTTCCTTCACCTGTTCCCACCCAAATTAAATTATTGTTGTTTTTTGAAATTTCAATATCTCCGATGGAAAGCTTTTCCTGTTCGTCAAAAATAGGCATCCAGTCTTCCCCGCTGTTTATTGATTTAAAAATTCCACCAGAAGCAGCCCCTACATAATAAACCTCTGGCTGGTTGGTAGGGATTTCAATATCGGTAATACGCCCACTTATATTCAAAGGCCCTGCGAACTCCCAGATTTCATTAGCCGTGCTTCTATTTGCAATTTGCTTTTTCCATTTGATTGCTTTGGAATATGCGGAAGTATTTATTTCGCCACTTGGGTAGGCACGTTGCATAAACATAAAATCACTCGGGTATTTTCCATCTTTTTTCTTTTCAGTATTTGAAATTTTTTCTCCCGAAGAAGAAGTTTTATCTTTTTCTGAAAAATTTTCACAGCCAATAAAACAGAAAGCAATGAATACGGAAGTAGGAATACGAAGCATAATACACCTTTTAGAAATATGAAGATACTGAAAATCAGTTATATTTCCCTAGAAATTTTATTCAGAAAGACTGAACTTATAGATAATCTTGCCAATCTGCTTTGCGGGAGCTTTATCGTCGGCATTGAATTTTGTAGCCAAAGCAGCTCTTTTGGCGGGCTCTAATAAACAACGGGAATTGTTTGTTGTTCCCCGAACTCCTGGCGTTGCACTAATTACTCTTCCACTGCGGTCTACTTCTATGCTAACCACAACTGTTCCGGCTTCGTTGCAATCCTGTACAAACTTTTCCTTATTTAGTGCTTTTCTTCCACCGAGTAAATAATTGCCATCGCCGTCCAAACCTTTGCCAGTG
The Aequorivita iocasae genome window above contains:
- a CDS encoding T9SS type A sorting domain-containing protein, encoding MFMQRAYPNGQLNTAAYSEAIRWKKQIADRNNVNEIWQFSGPLNIGGRITDIEIPSTQPEVYYVGAASGGIFKTINSGDDWTPIFDEQQMLSIGDIEISKNNNNILWVGTGEVNAGGGSLVYDGDGIYKSTDGGATWQSKGLPDIGSVGKIVLDPSNDNTAFVGAMGPLFRNSTNRGVYKTTNGGDSWQQVLFVSDSTGVIDMAIHPTNGNIVYAASWERIRRPNNRQYGGITSGIYRTTDGGSNWTELTTGLPSLASQKGRISIDISQSNPNVLYTRYADATGNIQGVYKTTNGGDTWTAVNSGQLTDVGFHWWFGGIFIDPTDENTIYNVDFEVQKSTNGGMSWSDSFSNVHVDQHAMAFNASVPGEILLGNDGGLYYSTNGGSSAVKDVKLPITQFYRMHVDAQNENKIYGGAQDNSTSRTQTGGLTDWNIIYGGDGFQPLVDPTNTNVIYALYQYGALGKSTNNGTSFSNATNGISGGDRKNWDTPITFDPSNSQTLYYGTNRLYKTTNAAATWTAISPDLTDGPHPGNLTYGTITTISVSPLDNEIIFVGTDDGKAWVTQNGGSNWTDISAGVPNRWVTKILASREDPNTVYLTLSGYRYGEDVGHVYKSTDLGNNWFDISTSLPDIPVNDIVQDSFGNLFVGTDVGVMATADEGVNWNVLGENLPSVVVTDLHIHEGSQFLFAATFGRSIYKIDISNDILSQNEAVFSSEVKVYPNPASQMVKISKASISEKSSVSIYDVMGRVVKQLDFKEKQLQFSVENFQPGIYYLKISEGKEQTTKKLIIK
- a CDS encoding T9SS type A sorting domain-containing protein, whose product is MLRIPTSVFIAFCFIGCENFSEKDKTSSSGEKISNTEKKKDGKYPSDFMFMQRAYPSGEINTSAYSKAIKWKKQIANRSTANEIWEFAGPLNISGRITDIEIPTNQPEVYYVGAASGGIFKSINSGEDWMPIFDEQEKLSIGDIEISKNNNNLIWVGTGEGNGLGTFDGDGVYKSTDGGTTWESKGLPIIGSVGKIVLDPNNDNTAFVGAMGPLFKNSPNRGVYKTTNGGDTWQQVFFVSDSTGVADMAIHPTNGNIVYATSWERITKVNYYQYGGITSGIYRTTDGGTNWTELTNGLPNLASQKGRISIDISQSNPNILYARYADAVGNIQGVYRTSNGGDTWTEVNSSQLLNVGFHYYFGGIFIDPTDENVLYNADCIVQKSTDGGNSWSNSFQIAHVDQHAMAFKPSAPNEILLGSDGGLYYSSDGGNIAVKNLKLPLTQFYRMYVDAQNENKIYGGSQDNGTSRTQTGGLSNWNIIYFGDGFQTLVDPTDTRVIYALYQRGGLGKSTTNGVYFYDAITGISPSDRKNWDTPIAFDPANSQILFYGTNRLYKSINGAENWYAISPDLTDGPHSGNRTFGTLTTISVSQFDSQIIFVGTDDGKAWVTQNGGTNWTDISAGVPNRWVTKILTSKENANTVYLTLSGYKFGESIGHVYRSIDFGNTWIDISTSLPDIPVNDIEQDNFGNLFLATDIGVLASDNEGATWTVLGENLPSVLVTDLFIHENSEFLFAATYGRSIYKIDISGNILNTNGDSFATEIKVFPNPSSEMVTVSLKNPSKNSYLEVYDTMGRSVKKYNFDNKKEIHFSVESLQAGVYYLKISDENKQSTKKLIVK